Proteins from one Oscillatoria nigro-viridis PCC 7112 genomic window:
- the hemG gene encoding protoporphyrinogen oxidase, giving the protein MELLDTLIVGAGISGLSLAHALHKEATSASPLKILVAESQGRVGGNITTVTAEGFLWEEGPNSFSPTPELMKLAVDVGLKQELIFADRKLPRFVYWENKLQPVPMTPPAMIQSQLLSFPGKLRALFGALGFVAPAMGDRLSQQGNEETVSQFFRRHLGTEVMQRLVEPFVSGVYAGDPQQLSAAAAFGRVAKMADVGGGLVAGALLSAKNRPKKMPADPNVPKTKPGELGSFKQGLKALPEAIAAKLGDRVKLNWHLTRLQRTERETYIAEFSTPDGQQEVEARTVVLTTPAYVTADLLQPLEPQVSSALQAFTYPTVASVVLAYPQSDVKGKLVGFGNLIPRGQGIRCLGTIWTSSLFPDRAPAGWQTLTSYIGGATDSEIGNLDSEQIVREVHRDLSRILLKPDVPQPKVLTVKLWKRAIPQYNLGHFDRLQQIDEGLKSLPGVYLCSNYVGGVALGDCVRRGFDRAREVGEYLQKKQSDTRSI; this is encoded by the coding sequence ATGGAACTATTAGATACCTTGATTGTGGGTGCGGGTATTAGCGGTTTGAGTTTGGCGCACGCACTTCACAAGGAAGCAACGAGTGCATCGCCGCTGAAGATTTTAGTCGCTGAGAGTCAGGGACGTGTGGGCGGGAACATCACGACTGTGACAGCAGAGGGGTTTCTCTGGGAGGAGGGCCCGAACAGTTTTTCGCCGACGCCGGAATTGATGAAGTTGGCTGTGGATGTGGGATTGAAGCAGGAGTTGATTTTTGCCGATCGCAAATTGCCTCGTTTTGTGTATTGGGAAAATAAGCTGCAACCGGTGCCGATGACTCCACCGGCGATGATTCAGTCTCAGTTGCTGAGTTTTCCGGGGAAACTGCGGGCGTTGTTCGGGGCTTTGGGGTTTGTCGCGCCGGCAATGGGCGATCGACTTTCGCAGCAGGGTAACGAGGAAACAGTTTCTCAATTTTTCCGCCGTCATCTCGGTACGGAAGTGATGCAGCGGTTGGTGGAACCTTTTGTTTCTGGGGTTTATGCCGGCGATCCGCAACAACTTAGCGCGGCGGCGGCTTTTGGCCGGGTAGCCAAGATGGCTGATGTGGGTGGCGGGCTGGTGGCGGGGGCGCTGCTTTCTGCTAAAAACAGACCGAAGAAAATGCCTGCAGACCCGAATGTTCCTAAAACTAAGCCGGGGGAGTTGGGTTCGTTCAAGCAGGGGTTGAAGGCTTTGCCAGAGGCGATCGCTGCTAAGTTGGGCGATCGAGTGAAACTCAACTGGCACTTGACTCGCCTCCAGCGCACAGAACGCGAAACTTACATTGCTGAATTCTCGACGCCCGACGGACAGCAGGAAGTTGAGGCGCGCACCGTGGTTTTGACAACGCCCGCTTACGTTACAGCCGATTTGTTGCAACCTCTGGAACCGCAAGTTAGCAGCGCTTTACAAGCTTTTACTTATCCTACGGTTGCCTCCGTTGTCTTAGCATACCCGCAGTCGGATGTCAAGGGTAAATTAGTGGGTTTTGGAAATTTAATTCCGAGGGGGCAGGGAATTCGCTGTCTCGGGACGATTTGGACATCGAGTTTATTTCCCGATCGCGCGCCTGCAGGGTGGCAAACTCTCACCAGTTACATCGGCGGGGCAACAGACTCGGAAATTGGCAATCTCGACTCAGAACAAATCGTTCGGGAGGTACACCGAGATTTGTCTCGGATTTTGCTGAAACCAGATGTGCCACAGCCAAAAGTTTTAACGGTGAAGCTGTGGAAACGGGCGATTCCTCAGTACAATTTGGGGCATTTCGATCGCCTGCAACAAATCGATGAGGGCTTAAAATCTTTGCCTGGAGTGTATTTGTGCAGCAACTACGTTGGCGGAGTGGCTTTGGGAGATTGCGTGCGAAGGGGTTTCGATCGTGCGCGAGAAGTGGGCGAGTATTTGCAGAAGAAACAATCAGATACTCGATCGATCTGA
- a CDS encoding response regulator transcription factor, translating to MAPVKILVVDDDPAIRNLIHRFLSQQGYQVESGEDGRTGLELFEQLNPDLVVLDVNLPDTTGYKLCQEMQRRTGVFVLMLTSRTDEADKMKGFAEGADDYITKPFSLVEIGARVAAILKRKRIVTPAEQQTLTFGELLIDPVRREVILGSQIVALTALEFDLLYCLASKPGRVWRRSELLHEVWDYEYVGADRVVDVHIGQIRRKIEPDANQISMIQTVRGVGYKFEPTT from the coding sequence ATGGCCCCTGTAAAAATCCTTGTGGTTGATGACGACCCGGCAATCCGAAATTTAATTCACCGTTTTTTGAGCCAGCAAGGTTATCAAGTTGAGTCTGGCGAGGACGGTCGGACTGGTCTGGAATTATTTGAGCAACTCAATCCTGACTTAGTAGTTCTAGATGTAAATTTACCTGATACAACTGGCTACAAACTGTGTCAAGAAATGCAAAGACGCACGGGCGTGTTTGTGTTGATGCTGACGAGCCGAACCGATGAAGCTGACAAAATGAAAGGGTTTGCCGAAGGTGCTGACGACTACATTACTAAACCTTTTAGTCTTGTAGAGATTGGAGCTCGCGTTGCAGCAATTTTGAAGCGCAAACGCATTGTTACTCCCGCCGAACAACAAACTCTTACTTTTGGAGAGCTACTAATAGATCCGGTTCGCCGCGAGGTAATTCTCGGCAGTCAGATAGTTGCTTTGACTGCTTTAGAATTCGACCTGCTGTACTGTTTGGCCAGCAAACCCGGTCGCGTGTGGAGGCGATCGGAATTGCTGCATGAAGTGTGGGACTACGAGTATGTAGGAGCCGATCGCGTGGTGGATGTCCATATCGGTCAAATTCGCCGCAAAATTGAACCAGATGCCAATCAAATTTCGATGATTCAAACCGTCCGAGGCGTGGGTTACAAGTTTGAACCCACAACCTAA
- the psb34 gene encoding photosystem II assembly protein Psb34: MPYIKDDDGRLNNFAKEPKVYEAVPPNKNQQRNYIIMGIAAAMLVAGLVFVAASV; this comes from the coding sequence ATGCCTTACATCAAAGATGACGATGGACGCCTGAACAACTTTGCTAAAGAGCCAAAGGTGTATGAAGCCGTACCTCCCAACAAAAATCAGCAACGGAACTATATCATCATGGGAATTGCAGCAGCCATGTTGGTCGCTGGTTTGGTGTTCGTGGCTGCTTCCGTCTAA
- a CDS encoding Crp/Fnr family transcriptional regulator: MKSTVEQLAKIGIFTSLNQTELERLQEHTAIRSYRQGEVVMYEGDRIPEKLYTLLSGSLRVAKTAAAGKETILRTLFQGDIFAAPALLGNGIAPATVTAETDVEVLTTEREVLLAAIRENPEIALRILAVFNQRLQQLHDTVHGLVSERAIVRLARFIHYFGVEQGTKIADNSVCLEKRFPYYQIARTIGITYEECVRLFKKLKPFVSYSRGGKIIVLDWEKLEDIASGNEID; encoded by the coding sequence ATGAAATCAACTGTTGAGCAACTGGCTAAAATTGGAATATTTACCAGCTTAAACCAAACTGAATTAGAGCGATTGCAAGAACATACAGCAATTCGGAGTTACCGACAGGGAGAAGTTGTGATGTATGAGGGCGATCGCATCCCCGAAAAATTATACACTCTTTTGAGCGGTTCTCTGCGGGTTGCAAAAACAGCGGCGGCGGGCAAAGAAACAATTCTCCGCACTTTATTTCAGGGAGATATTTTTGCCGCACCTGCTTTGCTAGGCAACGGCATTGCCCCCGCAACGGTGACTGCTGAAACTGATGTCGAAGTTCTTACCACAGAACGGGAAGTTTTGCTAGCAGCAATTCGGGAAAATCCCGAGATTGCCTTGCGAATATTGGCGGTTTTTAATCAGCGGTTGCAGCAACTGCACGATACCGTGCACGGTTTGGTGTCGGAAAGGGCGATCGTGCGGCTGGCCCGATTTATTCATTACTTTGGCGTCGAGCAAGGTACGAAGATTGCGGATAATAGTGTATGTTTAGAAAAACGTTTTCCCTACTATCAAATTGCTCGCACTATTGGAATTACCTACGAAGAATGCGTGCGCTTGTTTAAGAAACTCAAGCCGTTTGTATCCTACAGTCGAGGCGGTAAGATTATTGTATTGGATTGGGAAAAATTGGAGGATATCGCCTCGGGAAATGAAATAGACTAA
- a CDS encoding thiazole synthase, protein MEDHFSEFKEIVECGLKNNMPRDAKLITVGQILYAVTRDDLTIKEGWQLEEMMGGRKNWEEALEYSIFGYPVDTATPPLDKPLVIAGKTFHSRLMTGTGKYRSIAEMQQSVNASRCEIVTVAVRRVQTNAPGHEGLAEALDWTKIWMLPNTAGCQTADEAIRVARLGREMAKLLGQEDNNFVKLEVIPDAKYLLPDPIGTLEAAEQLVKEGFAVLPYINADPLLAKRLEEVGCATVMPLGSPIGSGQGINNAANIQIIIDTVKVPVVVDAGIGTPSEAARAMEMGADALLINSAIANAQNSPAMAKAMGMAAEAGRMAYLAGRMPIKDYAIASSPQTGTVTSK, encoded by the coding sequence ATGGAAGACCATTTCAGCGAATTTAAAGAAATCGTAGAGTGCGGGTTGAAAAATAATATGCCGCGAGATGCTAAACTAATTACTGTAGGCCAAATTTTATATGCTGTTACCCGCGACGATCTAACCATAAAAGAAGGTTGGCAGCTTGAAGAGATGATGGGTGGCAGAAAAAACTGGGAAGAGGCACTTGAGTACAGTATTTTTGGCTATCCAGTAGACACAGCAACGCCACCTTTAGACAAACCTCTGGTAATTGCTGGCAAAACTTTTCATTCTCGCTTGATGACGGGGACGGGAAAATATCGCAGCATTGCAGAAATGCAGCAAAGTGTCAACGCTAGCAGGTGCGAAATTGTTACCGTCGCGGTGCGGCGAGTGCAAACAAATGCTCCGGGGCATGAAGGATTGGCAGAGGCTCTCGATTGGACTAAAATTTGGATGCTGCCAAATACTGCCGGTTGTCAAACTGCGGATGAGGCGATTAGAGTAGCTCGTTTGGGCCGGGAAATGGCAAAACTTTTAGGGCAAGAAGACAATAATTTTGTCAAATTAGAAGTGATTCCCGATGCTAAATATTTGCTGCCAGATCCGATCGGCACTTTGGAAGCTGCAGAACAATTAGTCAAAGAAGGTTTTGCCGTTTTGCCTTACATCAATGCCGATCCCTTGCTGGCAAAACGCCTCGAAGAAGTCGGTTGTGCGACAGTCATGCCTTTAGGTTCGCCCATCGGTTCGGGACAAGGGATCAACAATGCCGCCAACATTCAAATAATTATTGACACGGTGAAGGTTCCTGTGGTAGTCGATGCGGGGATCGGAACGCCCAGCGAAGCAGCCCGAGCAATGGAAATGGGAGCCGATGCACTGTTGATTAATTCGGCGATCGCCAATGCCCAAAATTCCCCGGCAATGGCAAAAGCAATGGGAATGGCAGCAGAAGCGGGGCGGATGGCGTACTTAGCAGGCAGAATGCCGATCAAAGATTACGCGATCGCCTCTTCTCCCCAAACAGGCACTGTCACCTCCAAATAA
- a CDS encoding tetratricopeptide repeat protein has protein sequence MSIPSQKVSSSNKLIYQRLKQAIDLNLRRQIFIAACDDLWLRDCLAARLQAELAAESAGSDPRSPIDYPRFVSLELDLSDPNPWASIAAWLTQHPPPQNRGSYSPLPGFQILGAEHLTRQSAAVQWSFLSYLRDIEANLQMCESTLLLWVSRPWLSSIEQSAPEFWHWRTGVFEFEGEPTPAKGDFGHFDDFGNSGDLRNLRDSGDFGNKLLISSLSGQSPIPDEPSPIPDEPSPIFHPPSPGPDSKSVQLADDEPSPVSHPPSPAPDSKSVQLADLVLAAASEDVEAENNPASEENFLPLQTLQYIELLQEHQCSSEALALAYHGLGNYYRDRILGGDVSEQNLTIAIRAIEQVIAYLEVDSNSQQNRPLTEECARLIAQLTENLTQYAQESTSLPPISDLLNDLGTLYWMLSRDRTQHNASDPVSCLERSIALYLEGLNRTDAETVPQTRVRLNKNLGIASADLARYRDKTENLQHAVAAYQQALLDLDPAVEPQQYAAAQNNLATAYWNLAQDGEPIVYLKSAIAAYTQALSCYSPEREPLNYAGVQNNLGTACWNLAQHAPSEALLVRAISAYREALKYRTRELVPAAAAATYNNLGTAYWHLANHFQQKQARTESLQQAITAYEAALDIAGEIDRTKLTFDALAARNNLGLAHYQLATDPDFAANKVAQTSHLEAALHHQLQVCAEWGQHLNDKGLTYGDKLNLQAAANSQAADSRQTALSYIVKTIRAFYSECGLPGQNLALSKVPGDLLPEILRRL, from the coding sequence ATGTCTATTCCTTCCCAAAAAGTTTCTAGCTCGAACAAGCTGATCTACCAACGCTTAAAACAGGCGATCGACCTCAATTTACGCCGTCAAATTTTTATTGCCGCCTGCGACGACTTGTGGTTGCGGGACTGTCTGGCAGCCCGCTTGCAGGCAGAATTAGCCGCAGAGAGCGCAGGCTCAGATCCTCGCTCCCCGATCGACTACCCCCGATTTGTCAGTTTGGAACTCGACTTGAGCGATCCAAATCCTTGGGCTTCGATCGCCGCGTGGCTGACCCAACACCCACCGCCGCAAAACAGGGGCAGCTACAGCCCTTTGCCGGGTTTTCAAATTCTCGGGGCCGAACACCTGACCAGGCAGTCAGCAGCCGTGCAGTGGTCGTTCCTGAGCTATTTGAGGGACATCGAAGCAAACCTGCAAATGTGCGAGTCTACTCTGTTGCTGTGGGTGTCGCGCCCCTGGCTGAGTTCGATCGAGCAATCGGCCCCGGAATTTTGGCACTGGCGAACCGGAGTATTTGAGTTTGAAGGCGAACCAACTCCAGCTAAGGGAGACTTCGGGCACTTTGATGACTTCGGGAACTCGGGAGACTTGCGAAACCTGCGGGACAGCGGAGACTTTGGCAACAAACTTTTAATATCTTCTTTGTCTGGACAATCCCCAATTCCCGACGAACCATCCCCAATTCCCGACGAACCATCCCCAATTTTCCATCCTCCGTCCCCAGGGCCAGATTCTAAATCCGTCCAACTGGCAGATGACGAACCATCTCCAGTTTCCCATCCTCCGTCCCCAGCGCCAGATTCTAAATCCGTCCAACTGGCAGATTTGGTGCTAGCAGCGGCTTCTGAGGATGTGGAAGCCGAAAATAATCCCGCATCAGAGGAGAATTTTCTGCCGCTGCAAACCCTGCAATATATCGAACTGCTGCAAGAACATCAGTGTAGTTCCGAAGCATTGGCTTTGGCTTATCACGGTTTGGGAAATTACTACCGCGATCGCATTCTGGGCGGAGACGTTTCAGAGCAAAACCTGACAATCGCCATTCGCGCGATCGAACAAGTGATTGCGTATCTCGAAGTTGACAGCAACTCCCAGCAAAATCGACCGCTAACTGAAGAATGCGCGCGGCTGATTGCCCAATTGACAGAAAATTTAACTCAGTACGCCCAGGAGTCCACCAGCCTACCGCCAATTTCCGATCTGCTCAACGATCTCGGCACTCTCTACTGGATGCTGTCGCGCGATCGCACGCAGCATAACGCCTCAGATCCGGTATCCTGTCTTGAACGCAGCATCGCCCTCTACCTTGAAGGTTTGAACCGAACAGATGCCGAAACCGTACCCCAAACCCGCGTTAGATTAAACAAAAATTTGGGAATCGCCTCGGCCGATTTAGCCCGCTATCGAGACAAGACAGAGAACTTGCAGCACGCAGTTGCAGCTTACCAACAAGCGCTGCTGGATCTAGACCCCGCCGTGGAGCCCCAGCAGTACGCTGCTGCTCAGAATAATTTGGCGACAGCATACTGGAATTTAGCCCAAGATGGTGAGCCGATCGTATATCTCAAAAGCGCGATCGCAGCTTACACCCAAGCCCTCTCCTGTTACAGTCCCGAACGAGAACCCCTCAACTATGCCGGAGTGCAAAACAACCTCGGTACCGCCTGCTGGAACCTCGCCCAGCACGCACCCTCAGAAGCCCTGCTAGTCAGGGCGATTTCCGCCTACCGCGAAGCATTGAAATACCGCACCCGAGAATTAGTACCCGCAGCAGCCGCCGCCACCTACAACAATCTCGGTACCGCTTATTGGCATTTGGCGAACCACTTCCAGCAGAAACAGGCGCGGACGGAATCATTGCAGCAGGCGATTACCGCCTACGAAGCCGCCCTGGATATCGCCGGAGAGATCGATCGAACCAAACTCACCTTTGACGCCTTGGCCGCCCGCAACAATCTCGGACTAGCCCACTATCAACTAGCCACCGACCCAGATTTCGCCGCTAACAAAGTCGCACAGACAAGCCATCTAGAAGCAGCACTGCACCACCAGTTGCAAGTGTGCGCCGAATGGGGACAACATCTCAATGACAAAGGGTTAACATATGGGGATAAACTCAACTTGCAAGCCGCGGCAAACTCCCAAGCGGCTGATTCCCGGCAAACAGCATTGAGCTATATTGTCAAAACGATTAGAGCTTTCTATAGTGAATGTGGGCTGCCAGGCCAAAATTTAGCCTTATCCAAAGTTCCTGGAGATTTATTGCCTGAAATTTTGCGTAGGTTATAA
- a CDS encoding CdiA C-terminal domain-containing protein, protein MNSEYIETSRAIYENAEPEYRRYYFDEMAGGFVLIHQQHNLNNSEIFLAEVLAKIGKRVRILSEQAAEGVRTPDAEIDGEICEFKELTESTRNIRYRVQEGISRAKNQGASVVIFHINRENYDVWKINAGIKQGLFWVSQNQIQQIFFVANSKQIQIITREDWQNGRPFQRI, encoded by the coding sequence GTGAATTCAGAATATATCGAAACAAGCAGAGCCATCTACGAAAATGCAGAACCAGAATATCGGCGATATTATTTTGATGAGATGGCTGGCGGATTTGTGCTAATTCACCAACAACATAATCTTAATAATTCGGAAATCTTTCTGGCTGAAGTTTTGGCTAAAATAGGGAAGAGAGTTAGAATTTTGAGCGAGCAAGCAGCAGAGGGTGTGAGAACGCCAGATGCTGAGATAGACGGTGAGATTTGCGAATTTAAGGAGTTGACAGAATCTACGAGGAACATCAGGTATCGAGTTCAAGAAGGAATCAGCAGGGCAAAAAATCAAGGTGCATCAGTAGTGATTTTTCACATCAACCGAGAAAATTACGATGTCTGGAAAATCAACGCTGGCATCAAACAAGGTCTGTTTTGGGTATCCCAAAACCAGATTCAACAAATATTTTTTGTTGCCAACAGCAAACAAATTCAAATCATTACAAGGGAAGACTGGCAAAATGGAAGACCATTTCAGCGAATTTAA
- a CDS encoding mechanosensitive ion channel, translating into MIINQLLPIASFIAIPSFKAGDFMQLLGISGAAIAFGFWDILEKLLAGILILLLAPACG; encoded by the coding sequence TTGATTATAAATCAATTATTGCCGATCGCGTCATTCATCGCCATCCCGTCATTCAAGGCAGGGGATTTTATGCAACTGCTGGGTATTAGTGGCGCGGCAATTGCTTTCGGATTCTGGGACATCCTCGAAAAATTGCTGGCTGGGATTTTGATTCTTTTGCTCGCACCTGCATGCGGATAG
- a CDS encoding DUF389 domain-containing protein, with product MTDPSPRLKEIILLNNIRDRLKYFTRSRIPREHLKQIRVDLLEESTLDINYLVLILGSCIIATFGLLANSAAVIIGAMIVAPLMLPIRGLAFGAVEGNVLIFRKGLVALAVGTVLAIFLACFLGALVQIPDFGSEVLARSKPTLLDLGIAIAAGGISGYAKVQPKVSATLAGTAIAVALMPPICVIGLGLSQANWSLSLGASLLYLTNLLGITLSCMLTSLMAGYTPLHRAGKALLWALALTAILVIPLGVSFAELIEQAQLEASLKRALLNRTITFQRVELIKTDTNWLTKPPEVRLIVRSSEALTPKQVQLLEAFVEKEMGQQFTLIFQVSQVEEVRRSTLNKSRSKPKP from the coding sequence TTGACGGATCCAAGCCCCCGACTTAAGGAGATTATTTTGCTCAACAATATTCGAGATCGTCTTAAATATTTCACCAGGAGCAGGATTCCTCGAGAGCATCTCAAGCAAATACGAGTTGACTTGTTGGAAGAATCAACCCTAGATATTAACTATCTTGTCTTAATTCTCGGTTCCTGTATAATCGCCACCTTTGGACTGCTTGCCAATAGTGCGGCCGTCATTATCGGTGCCATGATCGTTGCGCCTCTGATGTTGCCAATCCGAGGGTTAGCATTTGGAGCGGTAGAAGGTAACGTTCTCATCTTCCGCAAAGGTTTAGTTGCATTAGCAGTCGGGACGGTGCTAGCAATTTTTCTAGCTTGTTTTTTGGGCGCTTTGGTACAAATTCCCGACTTTGGGAGCGAAGTTTTAGCTCGTTCTAAACCTACATTACTAGACTTGGGAATTGCGATCGCCGCTGGGGGAATCAGCGGCTATGCGAAAGTTCAGCCCAAAGTTTCTGCTACTCTGGCGGGAACTGCGATCGCCGTCGCTCTCATGCCGCCAATTTGTGTTATTGGTTTAGGCTTATCTCAAGCTAATTGGTCGCTCAGTTTGGGAGCCAGCCTCCTATATCTTACTAATTTGCTGGGGATTACTCTCTCCTGTATGCTAACTTCTTTAATGGCCGGCTACACCCCCCTGCATCGCGCCGGTAAAGCCCTCTTGTGGGCGCTAGCATTGACGGCTATACTTGTAATTCCTCTGGGCGTGAGTTTTGCGGAATTGATCGAGCAAGCGCAACTCGAAGCCAGTCTGAAGCGGGCGTTGCTTAACCGAACTATCACTTTTCAACGAGTGGAACTGATTAAAACTGATACTAACTGGTTGACAAAACCGCCGGAGGTTCGTCTGATTGTTCGCAGCAGCGAAGCTTTGACACCCAAACAGGTGCAGCTTTTAGAAGCATTTGTCGAAAAAGAAATGGGTCAACAATTTACCCTAATTTTTCAAGTCAGTCAAGTTGAAGAAGTGCGGCGCTCAACCCTGAATAAGTCCCGATCGAAACCGAAACCTTAG
- a CDS encoding SAM-dependent methyltransferase, translated as MTNTALNFKTAPGHQVLAAAGKKMLRPGGKLATEQLFEWADFQPGETVLELAASFGYTSIALAERFGVKVVGVEKNPESVARARANVAAAGLSDRVEIVEGDIFHLDRISQQFDWVLAEAILTMQSPSGKAKIVSGICDRLKPGGKFLSHELLVKNRESEIHKALSEVIRVNSTPLSESGWIAVCQNAGLQVEKCQTGAMGLLNLSRMLQDEGFVGTVRILWNILSRSQIRDRILAMRRVFQHYQQDLGYIVMSAKKQS; from the coding sequence ATGACCAATACTGCTCTGAATTTTAAGACTGCACCGGGACATCAAGTGCTCGCGGCGGCTGGCAAGAAAATGCTGAGGCCGGGGGGGAAACTTGCTACGGAACAGTTATTTGAATGGGCGGATTTTCAGCCTGGGGAGACTGTTTTGGAGTTGGCTGCTAGTTTTGGATATACTTCGATCGCCCTTGCTGAACGTTTTGGGGTAAAAGTAGTGGGAGTTGAGAAAAATCCCGAGAGTGTGGCCCGCGCTCGTGCTAATGTTGCAGCAGCCGGTTTGAGCGATCGAGTGGAAATTGTGGAAGGAGATATTTTTCACTTGGATCGGATTTCCCAACAGTTTGATTGGGTGTTGGCTGAAGCTATCCTGACAATGCAGTCGCCGTCGGGGAAAGCTAAAATTGTATCGGGAATTTGCGATCGTTTAAAACCCGGCGGCAAGTTTCTCTCTCACGAACTTTTAGTTAAAAACCGAGAATCTGAAATTCACAAAGCTTTATCAGAAGTGATTCGCGTCAATTCAACGCCTTTGTCTGAGTCTGGCTGGATTGCTGTTTGCCAAAACGCGGGTTTGCAAGTAGAAAAGTGTCAAACCGGGGCGATGGGGCTCCTCAACTTGTCGCGAATGCTGCAAGATGAAGGGTTTGTGGGTACTGTGCGGATTTTGTGGAATATATTAAGTCGATCGCAAATTCGCGATCGTATCTTAGCAATGCGTCGAGTTTTCCAGCATTACCAACAGGATCTAGGCTACATCGTTATGTCTGCTAAAAAACAATCTTAA
- a CDS encoding cupin domain-containing protein, whose protein sequence is MTTTLLPLQSSAIQLRDAIEYPAAGVLNKILVKDKNCQYSLFCLAAGTEISEHSSARNATVNVIEGKGILTLEGKDIVLEQGVFVFMPGQALHALKAEENLAFILTLSEAN, encoded by the coding sequence ATGACTACTACTCTTTTACCGCTACAATCTTCAGCAATCCAACTCCGAGACGCAATTGAATATCCCGCCGCCGGAGTTCTGAACAAAATTTTAGTCAAAGACAAGAATTGTCAGTACAGTTTATTTTGTCTGGCTGCAGGAACGGAAATTTCGGAACACTCTTCGGCACGGAATGCCACAGTTAATGTCATAGAAGGAAAGGGTATTTTGACTTTGGAAGGCAAGGATATTGTTTTGGAACAGGGGGTATTTGTCTTCATGCCAGGTCAAGCTCTTCACGCTTTGAAAGCCGAAGAAAATTTGGCGTTTATTTTGACACTTTCCGAGGCTAATTAA